In a single window of the Nilaparvata lugens isolate BPH chromosome 1, ASM1435652v1, whole genome shotgun sequence genome:
- the LOC120350101 gene encoding uncharacterized protein LOC120350101 → MTVGHWNLRPIFAQALLFADDIVLIADSERKLKAAVIEWNEEIKRKGMELNINKSKVMVVNGTEGERVIIEVEGRQMEQVKSYEYLGTIINEGGKLDEELRNRINKASRAYYGTKDCIFGKKEVGTMVKNRVYKSIIEPIVLYAVESWPMKTQHMSRVRAVAMKCHRRTAGRTLRDRVRSDRIREEIGMKDVKEVIDRKQLGYWGHVQRMDDERKVKQYANVVVGGRRKRGRPRYSYDEHIRRLGEERGKTVGQMKRLAADRDTWRRLSEATPTL, encoded by the coding sequence ATGACAGTCGGACACTGGAATTTAAGGCCCATTTTCGCTCAAGCTCTACTGTTCGCGGACGATATAGTTCTGATTGCTGACTCGGAAAGGAAACTAAAAGCAGCTGTAATCGAATGGAATGAAGAGATCAAGAGAAAAGGTATGGAACTGAATATCAATAAGAGCAAGGTGATGGTGGTGAATGGAACTGAAGGTGAGAGAGTGATAATAGAAGTGGAGGGGCGGCAGATGGAACAAGTAAAATCATACGAGTACCTTGGCACCATTATAAATGAAGGTGGAAAACTGGATGAAGAACTGAGAAACAGAATCAACAAGGCTAGCCGGGCTTACTATGGTACCAAAGACTGTATTTTCGGGAAAAAAGAAGTGGGTACTATGGTGAAGAATAGGGTCTATAAAAGTATAATAGAGCCTATAGTTCTGTATGCGGTGGAAAGTTGGCCCATGAAGACACAGCATATGAGTAGAGTAAGGGCAGTGGCAATGAAGTGCCATAGAAGAACGGCTGGGAGGACGTTGAGAGACAGAGTAAGGAGTGACCGCATCAGGGAGGAAATTGGAATGAAAGATGTAAAAGAAGTTATCGACAGAAAGCAATTAGGATATTGGGGTCACGTACAGAGGATGGACGATGAGAGGAAAGTGAAACAGTACGCAAATGTGGTTGTAGGAGGCAGACGGAAGAGAGGACGTCCCCGGTACTCGTATGATGAACACATTAGAAGATTGGGAGAGGAGAGAGGGAAGACTGTGGGGCAGATGAAGAGGCTGGCTGCGGATCGCGACACCTGGAGGCGGTTGTCCGAGGCTACCCCGACGCTGTGA